Proteins encoded together in one Glandiceps talaboti chromosome 11, keGlaTala1.1, whole genome shotgun sequence window:
- the LOC144442666 gene encoding trimethyllysine dioxygenase, mitochondrial-like, whose amino-acid sequence MLLLTRSLCGLRRLYSEKNKHVFHRLQLLHHSANSCTESTLKTSVPFCGRSSPVYSRRLHTMTGPSSPNAVKVVLKDNHIMIMKDKQIIPLSNPWLRDHCRCEVCYDKETEQRNCESLNVDMTPRKVNTKTSMKGKQLVIYWSDGHESTFNLDWLLDVFNPVMDQSQKSKAVKLWDLKTIRTMMPTAVSFREYLRDDDILRLVLKNLFTYGLAFVNDVPVTVEDSEKVVQRIGFLRETVWGKSFLITANFTYQDKAYTNEMQPAHTDGTYLNEPPASLAFHCFGHDGDGGNSLIVDGFNVAEKLQQSHPEYYQVLSEVSLRHDKILKDRKIHTTGTGPILQHCPVTNQLMYIRYGPFYRSLIDTNGVDLDLFYNALSKFSKELASPDNVLWTKLHPGTVCIMDNWRLLHGRSSFTGRRSLWGCFLQRDELNSKYRTMLDHTSDHQTSLRSEV is encoded by the exons ATGTTACTGTTAACGCGTTCGTTATGTGGTCTTAGAAGACTTTATTCCGAGAAAAACAAACACGTTTTCCATCGTCTACAGCTGTTGCATCATTCAGCTAATTCATGTACTGAATCCACTTTAAAGACAAGTGTGCCATTTTGTGGTCGTTCATCACCTGTGTATTCCCGACGCCTTCACACTATGACTGGACCTTCAAGTCCAAATGCTGTCAAAGTGGTGTTGAAAGATAACCATATAATGATTATGAAAGATAAACAAATTATACCACTCAGTAACCCATGGTTACGGGATCATTGTAG ATGCGAAGTGTGTTATGACAAGGAAACGGAGCAAAGAAACTGTGAGAGTCTGAATGTAGATATGACTCCACGAAAAGTGAACACGAAGACATCAATGAAAGGAAAACAACTAGTGATATACT GGTCGGATGGGCATGAGTCCACATTCAACCTTGATTGGTTGCTGGATGTTTTTAACCCTGTCATGGACCAATCACAAAAGAGCAAAGCTGTAAAACTATGGGATTTGAAGACAATTCGAACTATGATGCCAACGGCTGTCAGTTTTCGTGAGTACCTAAGAGACGACGATATTCTCAGACTAGTTCTAAAGAATTTATTCACCTATGGTCTTGCGTTCGTCAACGATGTACCTGTAACGGTGGAGGATTCGGAG AAAGTTGTCCAAAGGATTGGTTTTTTGAGGGAAACAGTTTGGGGCAAGTCGTTTCTTATAACAGCTAATTTTACATACCAAGATAAAGCCTATACCAACGAAATGCAGCCAGCCCATACTGACGGAACTTATCTAAATGAACCCCCCGC ATCGCTTGCATTCCATTGTTTTGGTCATGATGGTGATGGCGGAAATAGTTTAATAGTTGATGGTTTCAATGTTGCTGAAAAACTTCAACAAAGTCACCCTGAATATTACCAAGTATTGAGTGAGGTCTCCCTTCGTCATGACAAAATTTTAAAAGATAGAAAAATACACACAACAGGGACAGGACCTATATTACAACATTGCCCTGTCACCAATCAACTTATGTACATCAG ATATGGCCCTTTCTATAGATCACTGATTGATACCAATGGAGTGGACTTGGATCTCTTTTACAACGCGTTGTCAAAGTTTTCAAAGGAACTCGCTTCACCTGACAACGTTTTATGGACTAAGTTACATCCGGGTACTGTCTGTATTATGGACAACTGGAGACTGCTCCATGGCAGATCGTCGTTCACTGGTCGTAGAAGTTTGTGGGGTTGTTTTCTGCAGAGAGACGAACTgaatagtaaatacagaaccatGCTGGATCacacctcagaccaccaaacaagtCTGAGATCTGAGGTCTAA
- the LOC144442667 gene encoding uncharacterized protein LOC144442667, producing MSIASVSSFQIFHEPFVVADIYGEERRFPCSLDTVNGYTLADVKCSLEADFPGKIAVFAKDMPTTLRGNMDKLPNKYLHTFLIRDPKSAAISQYLKGLKTLPKINPDVKSLGQLEYMSMKPMWDLYIYVTETLQQKPIVIDSDDLLRSPRKVIQKYCNATGLPFHESMLNWTPGNTSYWFPKFLEKPYVDYFARAIGSSCFEEPQDALRSSSFKEVELPKEVLEIIESNQPMYDELSKNKI from the coding sequence ATGTCGATAGCTTCAGTGTCCTCGTTTCAGATTTTTCATGAACCCTTCGTCGTTGCTGATATCTATGGAGAAGAACGAAGATTTCCCTGTTCATTGGATACAGTAAATGGTTATACCCTTGCTGATGTTAAATGTTCCCTTGAAGCTGATTTTCCGGGAAAAATTGCCGTATTTGCCAAAGATATGCCTACTACTCTTCGCGGTAATATGGATAAACTACCGAATAAATATCTTCACACCTTTTTGATCAGAGATCCTAAATCCGCGGCAATCTCCCAATATTTGAAGGGGTTGAAAACATTGCCCAAAATAAATCCAGACGTGAAGAGTCTTGGACAACTCGAATACATGTCAATGAAACCAATGTGGgacctgtatatatatgtaacggAAACATTACAGCAAAAACCAATCGTTATTGATTCTGATGACTTACTTCGTTCGCCTCGGAAAGTAATACAAAAGTATTGCAATGCGACAGGGTTGCCTTTCCACGAATCTATGCTCAACTGGACGCCTGGAAATACGAGTTATTGGTTTCCAAAGTTTCTGGAGAAACCCTACGTTGACTACTTCGCAAGGGCAATTGGAAGTTCGTGTTTTGAAGAACCACAGGATGCCCTTCGCTCATCTTCATTCAAAGAGGTTGAACTTCCGAAAGAGGTCTTGGAGATCATAGAATCGAACCAACCGATGTATGATGAACTTTCCAAgaacaaaatttaa